In the genome of Sander lucioperca isolate FBNREF2018 chromosome 18, SLUC_FBN_1.2, whole genome shotgun sequence, the window TTCGAAGGGTGCAGGCAAGTGTCGACTCTGAACGCGTGGGACACACCTAACTCGGATCACGGATTACTGCTGCAGGTTTTTCTGACGCTCAAAGCTGCTTTAGATATGAAGCTGCTACCCGCACACATGCCCGAGTGTAACGACATCCTAATCAGCAGTAAAGGAGCCGCGATGATTGACATTGTTTCGTACCTCAGCAGGCACTTCAACAAGCCCCAATCCAGCATGTTTGGCGAACATTGTGAGAGCTTGCTCAGGCTCTGTATTATTATGGTGACGAAACACTTGCGCAATTCAGAACTGTGCAAACTGCTCCAAGAGATGAAGCCCGAGACCACTGCATCGTGTATACTGACCACGGCGATTGAAAACTTGAAAGGCTTCGGTCCCAGCGAAAGGACCACGCCGAGCATATTGACCCTAGACGGTAACTTTTTCACGTTCAAGGATTATACATCCGATATGCCCAACTGGCTGACAGCCGCGGGTGAGAAGGAAGCTGCCCACGACAGAAGTTGCTCTAAAGTGCTGGTGTACGGACAACCGAAGCCTTGCAAACGAGACTTGACAGCGCGTGGTTGTGCCACCAACCTGAAAACGCTGGTTAGGGACATAGTACTGAGGATGAAAGTCAAGCTTTTCGGACGTGCGAGGCTCGAAGTGACGACACTGGATTGCACGCGGGGTTTCGCTAAGGTGACTCTCAAGAATTCAGCACTCTCTGAGATCCCCTGTGTAGACGAACTTAGCTGGTCGAGGCTGTTTCGTGAGAACAGAAACTGTTTCACACACTATTTCGCCCGCGTCCAAGTGGGCCCCTGTCATAATGTTCACAAAGTGTAGGCAAGATGGACCTTCTCCAGAGTTCACTGTTGAATATTACAGCGTGAAGATCCTAACAGTTCTACTGGGGCCTAAGGGCACTGTGGAATCACTTGAAGCGCTGTTCCAGAGCATGTCGAGTTTCAGCGTGACACACTACTAAAAGCTCAGACCTGTGTGTCGCAAGTCCACATCACACGCTGTACAGGTGGTACGTGTGTAAAACTAGCAAGAGTCCTTACAAACTCGTATAGACCCAGCCTGCTGGCTACACTTCTCTCAGCCAGATCTCACTGTCCACAGTCAAGTATGCGTGGCCTGATTAATCCCGGAGCATATTGCAGCATCAACAGCGTTGTCCAGTGTCTGTACAAGACACCCGAGCTGCGGGATCTCATCAGGCGAGTTGACGACGAGCACAGCCCTCGGGAATCGGTACCCTCGAGCCTTAAGCGTCTCGTCTACGAGATGAGCGAAGATGCGCATTCGCCGTGCAACCCGAGCTCCCTTGTGGACTCGATGAGAGCTTACGGCGGAGTGTCCTTCTACGCTCAGGAGGACTCGGACGCCGTGTTCAGGTGCATCCTCGAAGCTCTAGCACGCGGATGTGAGCACGCTAAAAGGATCGGCGCACTGTGGGACATCAAGAGTGAGGACTGTGTGCGTTGCCTGGGGTGCAACAATGTCCAGACCAGACGCAATAAGTCCAACACCGTACCCGTGTTTATTGAAGATAATCTCCCCAACGAGCTCCAAAGATATATTGAAGGATACTCTGAGAACACGTTGACAAGATGTGACTACTACTGTGGACAATGTCAGACGTCAACTCAGGTTGAAATCACGGGCAACGTGGTGTCATTACCCCCGGCCGTGTGTGTGGCGATCCAACATGTTCACAACATCGGCAAGAATACGGCTAACATAGTAAAGCTTGCAAAGCGCGTTGCATTCCCGGAGAATCTGGATCTGAAATACATGATGAAAGACCCAGAAGTGCATCGGACGGTCTATGAGCTGTACGCAGTTGTAGCCCACATTGGTACGCACCACTGTGGGCATTATACAGCTTATGTGAGGGGAGATGATGACACTTGGTATCATGCAGACGACACTCTCGTGAGAGCGTGCTCCTGGGAGGATGTCACGGCGACGTACGAAGCAGGACCCCTACACACTGGGCTAGCATATATGCTTATGTACAGAAGACAATCGGCTGTCATTTGAACCGCTCTGTGCCTGTACACACATGTGTTTCGTAGTTGTCTTTCACTGTATAATAATAAAGTGACCAGTACCGTCAGTTTATATGTGTTTCATTATTGGCATTTGGGTAAATGCATCTTGTGAGCATTAGTACACTTTATTGGTATGTGCAATGATGACACCGAGACACACTCAaactctgtgatttactttaatgtaaattaaaaTTTGTAGTGTGGTAGAAACGCTTCAATAATCACAGAACACAACAATGGCAGCAAGAAGTCACACTTTTAATCGTTATACAAGTAGCAAGCGGCAGAGTTATACAGAACAACCCATCATTTCCTAACTAAATATCTATCCAGAGTATTAAGCGAGACCTTGGGTGCCGGACTGGAATATTTAGAGGACAGCACTACATCCGTCAGTTTATATGTGTTTCATTATTGGCATTTGGGTAAATGCATCTTGTGAGCATTAGTACACTTTATTGGTATGTGCAATGATGACACTGAGACACACTCAAAGTCTGTGATTTACTTTAATGTATATTAAACTTCGTACAGTGTGGTAGAAACGCTTCAATAATCACAGAACACAACAATGGCAGCAAGAAGTCACACTTTTAATCGTTATACAAGTAGCAAGCGGCAGAGTTATACAGAACAACCCATCATTTCCTAACTAAATATCTATCCAGAGTATTAAGCGAGACCTTGGGTGCCGGACTGGAATATTTAGAGGACAGCACTACATCCGTGCAAGGTTCCTCCAACTGAGAGGCACACACAGTATTTGCCAGATGCTCCAAATACCGGATCAAAGAAGCGGTGCGGGGCTTCGGCGGAGCTCTTGGTTTTTTCACCACGTTGGAAGACATGATTAAAAATATCACATATGAACACTGTCAAAATTGTTATCGTCAGAGTCCGTTTCAGTCTCGCACCACACTGGTTTGTCAGGTCTGGTGTCTAGACGGTTGGACTCATGATCTGAACCCTCGTCCTCTAGCCCAGGGTCTGAATCCTCGTCCTCTGGCCCAGGATCCGAACCCTCTGGCCCAGGATCTGAACCCCCGTCCTCTGGCCCAGGATCCGAACCCTCTGGCCCAGGATCTGAACCCCAATCCTCTGGCCCAGGATCTGAATCCTCGTCCTCTGATGACCTACTGTACGGACGGTTTGAGCGATCCTCTCTGTCTATCCGTTTCTCCTCAGGGTCACGGCCCCTCTGGTCCTCGGGATCAGATTCAAGGGTGTCATCACCATGCCACATGGCTGGCTTGGTCGAACCAGCAGAGTATGTGACCTCTCCCTGTAACCTTGGCACCTGTGATCGCGTAGCACCAGGGCTCCGCCGTGAATCTGTAGCCGCGGGGCTGACTGGTTCTTGTTCGAGAGACTCTCGAGGCTTCCCCTGCTCTGTTTTTTCACGGTTCTGACTGTGCAATCCTCGCTTCTCTCCTCTGGCCTGGGTGACTGGGGAAGAAGGAGTGCGTTTTATATTGGTATTGACCCCGCCCCAATGCCCCCGATAATCATACGGTTCTGAATCTGAAAGCGTATTTTCGTAAGCTGGGGGATCTCGTGTCCGTGCATGTGTGTTCTTACTCGTAGCGGGCTTTACTCTTTTACACCTCTTAGACTTGTCCTGTCTATGTCTACTCTCATCTTCTCTTTTAGGGCACGGGAGGCACGGTTCCTTTTCTGCCCTGATCAGTTTCCCCTTCGCACATTTCTTCTGCGCACGTTTGACGCGCTTTACAGCAGGCTTGATCGACTCTTCATCTGACGAGGATGACAGCGCCCGCTTATACCCAGCAGTGTCCCCTCTGGTGTCACCACTACAGCCTTCCTCTTCGGACTCTGAATGAGACACGCGAAGAGCCCTACTCTTTCTTTTAACCTGTGCACAGAGCGCCTTCTCGTCCGGCTCGTCGCTGCTCCAGTCGGTGTCTAAACAGCTATCGTCTATGAAACTGTCACTGAGATCGTATTTGTCAGACGTGTAGGACGCGTCCGACATTACCTCCGGGTCATCAGCAGGGATCTCACTTTTGACCTCTTCTTCTTCGGCCTCGCACTGCAGCAGACTGTCTTTGTACATCGCGTTCCGGCTGTGCATGTGTGACCCTCGAGCCTTCTTGTCGACCTTGGTCCCAAAGTGCTTAGAGGTTGAAGGCTCATCAGCCTTGACTGGGGCCACTGGGGGATTCATCAACGGTTGTGTGTATGAGCTCAAGCTGCAAGTCTGTAGTTTGACTGCGCGACCCGCGCTCGGGTTGTGTGTCCGGGCTCAGGCTGCACGAGTGTAGTCGGACTGCGCGCCCGCTCTCGGGTTGTGTGTCCGGGCTCAGGCGCCACGGCTGTAGTCGGACTGCGCGCCCGCTCTCGGGTTGTGTGTCCGGGCTCAGGCGCCACGGCTGTAGTCGGACTGCGCGCCCGCGCTCGGGTTGTGTGTCCGGGCTCAGGCTGCACGTTTGAGGTTGGACTGCAAGACCCTGCTCGGGTTGTGTGTCCGGGCTCAGGCTGGGCTTCAGAGCTCAAGTTCTTTGTTACATACAAAAAGGATTGGCTCTAAGGGCTGGGTCGGTGGGGCAAATGGAAGAAATGTTCCCAAGTGTCCCAAAATATAAGGGCCAAAGGTCAAAAGGCCATTTTCAAtgctaataatttttttttcacatttaacatTGAAATAATGGCCTGGTACCTGTTCAGTGTTGAAGAGCGCGTCCTAAATAATGGATGACTAATTGTTGGTGGACCTGGACCCATGGGAAGGGCCCCTACTGGCTCCTCAAAAAGGTTTttggacatttgggaacatttcttccatttcccatggcattttcaaaaaatataaatattcataATTAATAAAGGAAAGCCCCCAGAGACCCCAGATTTTGCACAGTAGCGGGCTGCGGGCCCCTCTATAAAAGCGCACAATTATTTTTGCTCCAAAGCGTCTAGAACAAAAAAAGTCCCGTTCAAAGTTCCCCCAAAAAATGGCCTTGAGGATCGGTACGTCcaacacaatgtttaaataTAGTTTTGAACGGAGAAACTTTTGTTCTGAGCGTGCCAGCGCCAAGACCCCCACCCAGGCCACTGTAACCCCCCGATTTCAAATGACAAAAGTGTTCCCgattggcaaaagtgttcccgaATGTCCTATGCACCCCCCTCTCCCACCACCCCCCAAGACCCCCAAGACCCCCCCCCCAGGCCATTGCAGCCCCCACTCAGTTATTGCCACCAATTTTATACCAATTTTATACCCGTGTCAAAAGTGTACCCAATTGTCCCAAGCACATCTGCCCCCTACTGGCCATCACTCCTGCACCCCCTTACCACGTATTCCCAATTGTCAATATCGTTCCGAATCGTCAGATTCAAAAACAGCACCTCCAACGGCCCAAACGGTGGTCGGTGCATGCGTTCCCAAATTGCATAAGTGTGCCCAAATCGGTAACCCAAATGGCCAAAATGTGCCCAAAAAATCAACACGTGTATGGCAAATGTCCCAAAACGCCGACCACATTTCCATTGGGGTACGTTTCGGCCAATGGCAATACCTTGCAATGCAAAATCAGGGACAATTGGGAATATATACCTTATACCCTCTGCCGTTGTTTGTCTACATACTaatctctaccattgtctctctacagacaattctctactgttctctctacatactgctctctactgttgtctctctacatcctactgtccactgttgtctctctatatactactcactaccgttgtctctctacataatactctctactgctgtctctctacatcctaatctactgttgtctctctacatactactctctactgttgtctctctacatactactctccactgttgtctctctacatactactctcttctattgtctttctacatcctgctttactgttgtctctctacatactagtgtccactgttgtctctctacatactactctctacc includes:
- the LOC116063091 gene encoding ubl carboxyl-terminal hydrolase 18-like translates to MRGLINPGAYCSINSVVQCLYKTPELRDLIRRVDDEHSPRESVPSSLKRLVYEMSEDAHSPCNPSSLVDSMRAYGGVSFYAQEDSDAVFRCILEALARGCEHAKRIGALWDIKSEDCVRCLGCNNVQTRRNKSNTVPVFIEDNLPNELQRYIEGYSENTLTRCDYYCGQCQTSTQVEITGNVVSLPPAVCVAIQHVHNIGKNTANIVKLAKRVAFPENLDLKYMMKDPEVHRTVYELYAVVAHIGTHHCGHYTAYVRGDDDTWYHADDTLVRACSWEDVTATYEAGPLHTGLAYMLMYRRQSAVI